The Paramormyrops kingsleyae isolate MSU_618 chromosome 23, PKINGS_0.4, whole genome shotgun sequence sequence GCAGTACTGTGCCCTGCTCTCAGATATGACTTAAAGTGccctttacatttttttcatttgactCACCTGTAGGTTTTTACGTGGGTGTGATTTCCACAAGCCAGGCTTATTTACTACATATTTCTGCCTCAATTCTTAGTAGTGGGGCACTGACACTGACGCTGATGTAACCAAAGCTTGAATGCCTGACGTTATCATTTGTGTAATCTATGCATGCAGCGGTTTGCCATTTCTGTTCTCAGGACCAGGTCGTCGTATCTGGCGCAGTTGGGTAACTGTTGGCAAACGCTGCTTGGTTATATTCCCCCCTCCCACATTTTCTGTTGTGGAACATTATTGACTAAAGATGAAAGTAGGTTACAGAGCTCCACAGAACACAGTGGCCTATTCAGCAAGACGTCTTAGCTCTTTATGTGAAGAAACGTATCAAATTCTTCCTGTATAATAGCACGTTTTGTAAATATTAATGCACCATATTCTGTGGGTCATGCCATCCCTGTCTTGTGTCCTGAGGCGATAGACTCAGCATCAGCTTGGACTGTCTAAGTGGTTTTAGTAGATGAATCACAAGGTTGGAGAAAAAAGCTGGACAAGGATTTCAGTCAATGCAGACATTGCTAGTTTCAACCCAGTTTGCCTGTCAGATCATGGCTGCTCTTTACTTCAGCTACGTCTGATTGGCACCTCAGAGCTGTGCCTGATGCTTGACGCTTGTTTCTAGGTCTGACGGGGATGGCAACCGGAAGTCTTGCCCGGAGTAGATCTGAGGGATCTCTGATTGACGTCGAGGAGGGCAGGTCTCGGAGAAGGAGCAGCGTCAGCATTGGTGGTTATTCATTTGGATCTTTCGATCCGTCCATTTAtacattatttagcagatgcttttgtccaaaggaacatacaagtgaggatcagatAGTCCATGGAGCAGCTGAGGTTCAGattcttgctcaagggcccaaaggtgACACCACTCTGCCTGACACTGACACAAGAGTGCCAAACAGAACAGTTACACAACTGCCCGTAAATAGGACTCAACTGGGATTTGATCCCAGGACCTCTCACACAAAACAAGAATTATACCAGCAACATAGACCAACAAGCCCTATCACATCACAGCCAGTCTTCGTCCATGGTGTACAAGGCAGTGAATTCCCCAGacaggatgccaatccatcacagggcacacccacCAAATCAAACACGGTGGGTAACTTAGAGACATCGATCCACCAAACTATGTGTTTGTTAATTGAACAGAATACCCTTAAGAAGCCCACGGAAACAAGGAGAGAATCTGCAAACTTCACATGGGTTAGGATCTGAAGCCAGACCTGTTTATTATATTTAGTGTGAAATCCCATTTGATGTATATGCAACTGATTATTTTTTGGTAGAAAAAATATCTAGATTTAGCTAAGTAAATGAATTTACTAGCCTATATGTAGGGTGTCGTGCCAGTGTGTCTGTGGTCTTCAATTTAGATAAACTGTCCGCTAACTTTTCTTTCCATCTCTTTGATGATTAAAAATGATATTTCCTCTGCTCACCCACGCATTGTAAAAAGGTGTATGTCTGAATCAACCACAGACACGTTGGCACTTTCCCTTTACAGAATGCAGAAATCTTACTGTTCCGAATGGGTCAGCAGAATGCGTTTTAATGGGACACTGATTTACACCTGTATCACCAGCCTATGTAATTTACAGTCCAATTAATTTATTCAATAAAGCAATTAAGATCTGAGGTTTAGAAAAGTCCAGGAGATCATATGGCCTGTTAGGGTCTCTTATGGAAGATTTTATCGTAGAGCTTCCTGCATTCACTGCAATGGGTAAAATATCCATTTTCATTTCACAGGGATTTATAGTCTGACTCAGGTGGCAAATCAATCTGACTGGCCAACCCTACGCAATGACATCCGGCGGACAAGCTCCCAGTCAACAAACCCATTCTGGAGGGAGGTGTCTTGTTTGAATCCATTTTCGAATGATATGAGGCATGCCGGGGTACAGGGAAGCAGTCCACCAGTCATCTTGCCCACTCTGAAAGAAGACTGCTTGGCTGCATCCCGTGATGATGACGACGATATCTTCAGCACATCTTCGGATGACACCAATCTCGGCTTTCGTTGGGGTTCCATGTTGGGGATTGCGAAGGGATGCTCACCTGGTTTGTGGATCAAGTCTTTTGAAATACCGGGTACCCTTCCAAGGAAGGAGTACCACAAGGAGAAGGCAACTTGGAACAACTCCTATAGTCGGTTCCTCAATCCGGATTTTGAATGGTTGAAGAACAACATGGAGGCCTACAAAATGGCATGGCTGAGCCACAGACAGTTGACAAGGTCATGCTTGGATCTCGGCACGATGAGGCGAAGTCCCGGCTGGGCCCAGACTCAAGCTGCTGATACTCAGATCATCTGCAGGTTCAGCCACGCAGGTGGATCCGTGTATCTGCCTGAATCTGACATCAGCGCCCACATCCCGGAAGGTCATGTCAGTCCTGGCGAGCTTCAGGAGATTGCTCTGAAAGCCATTTTTGATCCACCACCAGGACTTAACGGTGACCTCTCGACCACTGTAACTCCTCTCCTGGAGGTGAGCCTCAGTAACGTTGGTGCGAAGGGAGGCATCTCACTGGAGATGAAGGTAGCTGGTGAGGTCAAGTGTGACCCCATCAGTCAGGTCATGGCTGAGTTTGTGTGCTTGGTCAGCACCCGCAGAGAAGGTCCTTTTCAGAAGATAAGAAGCTTCTACTTGTACAGGAACACCTTACAGGTCAAACTTATTGAATTGAAGCCGCAAATGTATCTGATTGCAGCTATACAGGCTGCTGCGGTTCAGCCTCCAGCTACATCTGTGTGGGACTTTCTTGAGAGGACCCTCACCATTGGCATTTATGGACCCAAGCACATACACCCATCCTTCAAGATCGTCTGTGTGGTTTTCTGCCAGTGTCAAACTCCCCAGAAGCTTCCATTTTACAACATCAAGCAGAGCCATGAAAGCATGCCACCTCTAGTGTTACAGCTCTGGGGGAAGCATCAGTTCAACCCAAAGGGTCTAAAGGATCTGCTGATCATACCGG is a genomic window containing:
- the LOC111846895 gene encoding metastasis-associated in colon cancer protein 1 isoform X2 — its product is MATGSLARSRSEGSLIDVEEGRSRRRSSVSIGIYSLTQVANQSDWPTLRNDIRRTSSQSTNPFWREVSCLNPFSNDMRHAGVQGSSPPVILPTLKEDCLAASRDDDDDIFSTSSDDTNLGFRWGSMLGIAKGCSPGLWIKSFEIPGTLPRKEYHKEKATWNNSYSRFLNPDFEWLKNNMEAYKMAWLSHRQLTRSCLDLGTMRRSPGWAQTQAADTQIICRFSHAGGSVYLPESDISAHIPEGHVSPGELQEIALKAIFDPPPGLNGDLSTTVTPLLEVSLSNVGAKGGISLEMKVAGEVKCDPISQVMAEFVCLVSTRREGPFQKIRSFYLYRNTLQVKLIELKPQMYLIAAIQAAAVQPPATSVWDFLERTLTIGIYGPKHIHPSFKIVCVVFCQCQTPQKLPFYNIKQSHESMPPLVLQLWGKHQFNPKGLKDLLIIPAVMNSRFEVVSTERVKRVNQTHLSLGQVVRFPFSVSKSGSGQMVPFKVSIYVKDPAGLPLAEFHVTSPKAATRKWGKHQESMKPPNVLEEGTPQLCAFRNEPVTPPHYGVALKSVIRQPRVEYLLDYFKGDTMAILCGETVRSVGQLKVKEWYIGLLRGRIGLVHCKNVKVITREQVIDFSGAEVTTQVLLDNVAAPFQKLTYMYSAVQSLVMECASSWRALGVALGYSSRTLEDMVQGRGAKSEMERMTCVLERLKEDCHEETTGKKFLHELAVGLLKVGRLGVVSRLAHDAVILSTAVQLGGRWRELAARLAKLPGTQLSVYEAPHWSKRREGGRQATWKPAYDFLYPWGWCQGDRQREKIQELQLALDRMRSPITREWREVTGALICISCAGLLHSSAFSETFVL
- the LOC111846895 gene encoding metastasis-associated in colon cancer protein 1 isoform X1; its protein translation is MATGSLARSRSEGSLIDVEEGRSRRRSSVSIGGYSFGSFDPSIYTLFSRCFCPKEHTSEDQIVHGAAEVQILAQGPKGIYSLTQVANQSDWPTLRNDIRRTSSQSTNPFWREVSCLNPFSNDMRHAGVQGSSPPVILPTLKEDCLAASRDDDDDIFSTSSDDTNLGFRWGSMLGIAKGCSPGLWIKSFEIPGTLPRKEYHKEKATWNNSYSRFLNPDFEWLKNNMEAYKMAWLSHRQLTRSCLDLGTMRRSPGWAQTQAADTQIICRFSHAGGSVYLPESDISAHIPEGHVSPGELQEIALKAIFDPPPGLNGDLSTTVTPLLEVSLSNVGAKGGISLEMKVAGEVKCDPISQVMAEFVCLVSTRREGPFQKIRSFYLYRNTLQVKLIELKPQMYLIAAIQAAAVQPPATSVWDFLERTLTIGIYGPKHIHPSFKIVCVVFCQCQTPQKLPFYNIKQSHESMPPLVLQLWGKHQFNPKGLKDLLIIPAVMNSRFEVVSTERVKRVNQTHLSLGQVVRFPFSVSKSGSGQMVPFKVSIYVKDPAGLPLAEFHVTSPKAATRKWGKHQESMKPPNVLEEGTPQLCAFRNEPVTPPHYGVALKSVIRQPRVEYLLDYFKGDTMAILCGETVRSVGQLKVKEWYIGLLRGRIGLVHCKNVKVITREQVIDFSGAEVTTQVLLDNVAAPFQKLTYMYSAVQSLVMECASSWRALGVALGYSSRTLEDMVQGRGAKSEMERMTCVLERLKEDCHEETTGKKFLHELAVGLLKVGRLGVVSRLAHDAVILSTAVQLGGRWRELAARLAKLPGTQLSVYEAPHWSKRREGGRQATWKPAYDFLYPWGWCQGDRQREKIQELQLALDRMRSPITREWREVTGALICISCAGLLHSSAFSETFVL